AGTAGTGAATCATGGGCTCGCGGTTGATGGCATAGGCAATCGCCTGGCGTACGCGCACATCTTTCAAGATGGGATCGCGCAGGTTGAAAGCCAGGTAGCTGTAAATGCTGCCGGAGGCAATCTCGATCTGGAGATTGGGTTCGCGGCGCAGAGCCACAACTGTATCCGCGGTGAGAGAACCGCTGGGCGCGATATCCGCGCTGCCTTTACGCAACTCAAGCGCACGCGTGGTGGGATCGGGAATGACGGCGAAACGTACACGCTCAATGCGGGGACGCAGGCTAGCGTCCCAGTAGTCGGGATTGCGCTCGAGAACCACTTCCTTGTCCAACTCCTGGCGCACAAAGCGAAACGGGCCGGAGCCAATCGGGTTGCGATTGAAGTCGGCGCCGCTGTCATAGGGCACAATCCCAATGCCACCCTCGGAGAGGTTCCACATCAAAGTAGCATCGGGTTCTTTAAGGTGAAAAATAACGGTGGCATCATCGGGGGCTTCGATGCGCTCTACATGTTTGTAAGTCGCGGTCTTGGGGCTGGGCAAGACGTGGTTCAGCAAGGAGTCAATGGTGTACTTCACATCGCGCGAGGTCAGCGGACGTCCATCGTGAAAGCGCACGCCTTGCCGCAAATGGAAGATATAAGTCAACGGATCGGGAATCTCCCAGCGCTCGGCCAGCATGGGCTGCAAGTTGAAGTGCTCATCGCGGCGAAAAAGCGCATCGAAGATCAACATATCAATGCGCTCGGATTGCGCGTCCAGCCCCACGCGGGGATCAAGATTGGTTGGGCTGCTCTCGATGATCATGACCAAGGTGTTGGGGTCGGCGCGGCGCGTGCAGCAAGTCAGAAGCAGAGGAAGCGCGATCGCGGCCAGACAGCGAAGACGGAGCATGCCTTCATTAAAACACGATTAAGACAAAAACAAATTAGCAGCAGATGAAACGCAGAAAACCGCAGATTTTCAAGATTTTCGAGCCTATGGGCAAGATGCCCACGGGACAGCCGGCGGGACGCCGGCGCTACTCAACCACAGCCGGGACGGCTGTGCCACACGATCATAACCACCCAGTACTGCTTCTGCTATGGAAACGAAATCTTCCCCAGAATTGCTGCCCGTTTGGCCCCGGTGGCAGAAGGAATATTTCCCGGCTGGCGGTGCCAGGTCTGATAGGCGAGCAGCGCGAAGGCGATGGCCTCTTTGGCCTCGGAGGGGATGCCGAAGTCATCCGAAGGTTTAAGTTTGAGTTTCAGCGGCGACAGCCGTTCTTGAATCATGTGCATGAGTGTGCGGTTTTTTGCTCCTCCGCCGGAGACAATAAACTCCTGAAAAGAATTAGGGCGCATCACGTAACGCTGCAAGGCGTGTTGAATGGAAGCGGCGGTTAGGGCAGTTGCTGTGGCTACGATATCTACTTTTCTTACACTGGCTTTTCTATTTTTCTTACACCAATGCATAAACTGCTGTGCAAACTGGCGTCCGAACTGTTCGCGTCCAGCGGTGCGCGGCGGTTCTTGCTGGAAAAAGCTGCCACGCAGTGCTTGATTGACTATGGTTTCGAGAACCCTGCCTTGTGCAGCAATTTTGCCATTGCGATCGAAGGGCTGGCCGAAGAGTTGTTGGGTGACAGCATCAATCACCATGTTGCCCGGGCCGGTATCGAAGGCGATTACCTGTTCGGCTTTGGCGCCTGCTGGAATAGCAGTCAGATTGCCAATGCCGCCCAGGTTTTGCAGGATACGTCCGCGACGGGGATGACGGAAGAGCAGGTAGTCCAAAAAGGGAACTAGGGGCGCGCCCTTGCCTCCAGCGGCCATATCAGCCGGACGAAAATCAGAAACGACCGGCGCTCCCACGCGAGCCGCCACGACCGCGGCTTCACCGGTTTGCCAGGTACAGGCAATAGGATGGTTCAGAAACAATGCTGGTTTGCTTTGGTGATAGAGCGTCTGTCCGTGGCATCCGACGAGGTCTAATTTGGGAATGCGGTTGGTACGCCTGGCCTTGAGAATGGCTTCGGCATAAAGCTCGCCCAGAAGGAAATTCAGGCGGGCGAGATCGGCTACGTGGGCCGAAGCCGCATTCATCAAACTCAGGATTTTTTTGCGAAGAGCAGGTGTATAGGAATATTGCTCATGCGCCAGCAGGGCAAAACGTGTGTGCAGGCCGCGTCCGCGACAGCGCACAAACGCTACATTGATGCCATCGGCAGAGGTCCCGCTCATCACTCCGGCAACAATCATGTTAAGAATTTAACCACACAAAGGCAGTTACAGGCTCCAAAGTTTGCAACCGAACCACTACAGACTATTCATGAAAGCAACCAAGTCTGATCTTTCCTGTAGTGTAAGCGTCATGTGAAAGCGGGTGCGGTAAAAACTTACTACATCAGAGAGCGTTTTGGCGGAGCCATCGTGAAAATAAGGAGCGCGTGCAGCCAGACCGCGCAAAACCGTCGTCTTGAATTTCCCAATGTCTTTGCATTTGCCGGTGCTCATGGCCAGGCCGGGATCGCTGACTTGATGAATACTTTGGTCATTGCAGGTGAGTGTATAAAGCGGCATATCTGCAGTGCGAAACTGCGTGTCTCCGACGCCGATGTTGAGCAGCCTCTGCGAGGAAATGCTGCCGGCGTTGGGAGCATCATGGCAGGTAGTGCACGTACCCATGATCACTGGTTGATTGAGGTCGTCATTGAGTCCGGCAACTCCGGAAATAATCATGGTGCGGGTGTTAAAGAGTGCCTCTCCCCGGGCAATGGCCTGGCGTGCTGCCGTGAACTGGTCGGGGGGTGTACCGGAAAGATCGGTCCAGGTTTTGTAGATTCCAAAAACCTCGGGATTGAATGAAGTTCCCATAGCACCGGACACCGTGGGATCGTTGATTCCAATAAAAAAATCCTGGCTGGAAAGCGCTTGTGGGCCTCCCTGAGCATTGAGTGCATTGAGAGGACCGGCAGCGTTGTCGAAAGATTGCGCCGTAAAGAGCGAAGTTTCAAACTGAACAATCTGGTCCAATTGCTCATCGGTAGGAGGGGTTGCCGCCTGGGCGTGTCCAAGCGTAGCGTTTGTTGCCTGGCTCCTGAGATCAAAAAACGGAAATGTTCCGGTGGTCTCCCGGCCATCCCACATGATTTCACTGTTAAACCTGAGATTGGTTGACGGCAGCGGGCGGCGGTATAAAGAAAGCCCGTTGACGGAACAATTGTAAGGATCATCCACTGCAGTCAGTACAAACTCAGCGTTGGCGGGAATAGGCCTGGCGATGCGAATCAGCCCCTTCTGACGCAGCAATGTAGTCGCTGCGGTGCGAGCGGTAACAGTGGAGACATCATTCGTGGGGCAATTCGTGCCATCAACGGAATTAAATATGGGATCCAGCCCGCCGTCAACGTCAAAGCGGGCCTGAACAGCGGTGGCAGAGACGCTCCAGCCCTGGTCCAATTGATGACAGGAGTTGCAGGTGCGTTGATTCGTGCCCAGAACCTGAAAGAACGGGTTGGTGCTGGTGGGGATAGGGCCATTGAGCGACAGAGTCTGAAGCTGGCCTGAGCTGTCGCTCGTAGTAATTGTGACCGGAGCTAAAAGCTTATTGGAGCCACAGCTGGCTGCCAGCAATGCCAGGCATAGTGCGAACAGAAAAATCCGCACTCGCCTTCTCAGGCTGAGGTTATTGTACTTATTGATCACTTCGTCCTTGTTTAACTGTTACTTTAGCCCAAGTGGCTTAAATTGTGAATGATTTTTGTGCA
This genomic window from Terriglobales bacterium contains:
- a CDS encoding ABC transporter substrate-binding protein, which produces MLRLRCLAAIALPLLLTCCTRRADPNTLVMIIESSPTNLDPRVGLDAQSERIDMLIFDALFRRDEHFNLQPMLAERWEIPDPLTYIFHLRQGVRFHDGRPLTSRDVKYTIDSLLNHVLPSPKTATYKHVERIEAPDDATVIFHLKEPDATLMWNLSEGGIGIVPYDSGADFNRNPIGSGPFRFVRQELDKEVVLERNPDYWDASLRPRIERVRFAVIPDPTTRALELRKGSADIAPSGSLTADTVVALRREPNLQIEIASGSIYSYLAFNLRDPILKDVRVRQAIAYAINREPMIHYLWRDEAEPASSVLPPQSWAYNGNVRHYNYDPSRARELLDQAGHPPGASGVRFHLLMKTSTEETTRLLAAVLQQQLRDVGIALDIRTLEFATFFSEITKGAFQIFSLRWIGGNQDPDIFEYVFHSSSIPPQRANRGYYSNPQVDSLLNQAREQVDPQKRKPLYDQVQKILAEDVPYVNLWYLDNVLVHNRRVKNLTVMPSGDYGFLKTAELVN
- a CDS encoding anhydro-N-acetylmuramic acid kinase, with product MIVAGVMSGTSADGINVAFVRCRGRGLHTRFALLAHEQYSYTPALRKKILSLMNAASAHVADLARLNFLLGELYAEAILKARRTNRIPKLDLVGCHGQTLYHQSKPALFLNHPIACTWQTGEAAVVAARVGAPVVSDFRPADMAAGGKGAPLVPFLDYLLFRHPRRGRILQNLGGIGNLTAIPAGAKAEQVIAFDTGPGNMVIDAVTQQLFGQPFDRNGKIAAQGRVLETIVNQALRGSFFQQEPPRTAGREQFGRQFAQQFMHWCKKNRKASVRKVDIVATATALTAASIQHALQRYVMRPNSFQEFIVSGGGAKNRTLMHMIQERLSPLKLKLKPSDDFGIPSEAKEAIAFALLAYQTWHRQPGNIPSATGAKRAAILGKISFP